One part of the Prunus persica cultivar Lovell chromosome G5, Prunus_persica_NCBIv2, whole genome shotgun sequence genome encodes these proteins:
- the LOC18777661 gene encoding altered inheritance of mitochondria protein 3 has product MDPPPPPYPTPHPYPPPIATTATAIVSAAPAITPLATEDQNNIATTHVAANPTPPPNPTSNHPPYAEMIYAAIAALKEKDGSSKRAIAKYIERAYSGLPTTHSALLTHHLKRLKSNGLLVMVKKSYKLPRSDASLPPPNASAAAAAATTALPSAGPSRGRGRPPKTKPILDQPSLQEPIPQQPTFQQSIPILQQPNLQQPIHILQQPNLQQSIPIPQQPSLQEPVPVPQQPTIQQHPHFQAFPEPTIQQNSQPMLVALGLVDEPAASVKRRPGRPRKVVGVGIGQAGGGPVSAKRGRGRPPGPRLPKKRPGRPPKPKSVSAVLGPNGLVKRGRGRPSKAEPKSVFFPYATNVPIMGAFEQNNVPNVVGPQQSLPRPRGRPKKKDAVAAVRVGGLVPGKRGRPPGLPGMERPKRSTGRPVGRPKKNALVTTTEAPDSQAVANGEFKRKLEYFQFKVGQAVGAIKPYLNNESEVSAIAAIQELEGLAAMDISAPFTFEAPQPPVLQS; this is encoded by the exons ATGGACCCACCCCCACCTCCATATCCAACTCCACATCCTTATCCACCGCCCATCGCCACCACTGCAACCGCCATCGTCTCCGCCGCCCCAGCCATCACTCCCCTCGCCACTGAAGATCAAAATAACATCGCCACCACCCATGTAGCTGCTAACCCCACTCCTCCTCCAAACCCTACTTCCAATCACCCTCCTTATGCTGAG ATGATATATGCAGCCATAGCAGCGCTCAAGGAGAAGGACGGGTCTAGCAAGAGGGCTATAGCTAAGTACATAGAGCGAGCCTACTCGGGCCTCCCAACCACTCACTCAGCCTTGTTGACCCACCATCTCAAGCGCTTGAAGAGCAATGGTCTCCTCGTTATGGTCAAGAAGTCTTACAAGCTTCCTAGATCTGATGCTTCCCTTCCGCCTCCTAATGCGTCAGCTGCTGCTGCCGCTGCCACCACAGCTCTTCCGTCTGCTGGGCCCTCAAGAGGCCGTGGCCGCCCTCCCAAAACCAAGCCCATCCTTGACCAGCCCAGTTTACAAGAACCCATTCCTCAGCAGCCTACTTTCCAACAATCCATACCCATTCTCCAGCAGCCCAATTTACAACAACCCATTCACATTCTCCAGCAGCCCAATTTACAACAATCCATTCCCATTCCCCAGCAGCCCAGCTTACAAGAACCTGTTCCCGTTCCCCAGCAGCCCACTATACAGCAACACCCCCATTTTCAGGCCTTCCCCGAGCCCACCATACAGCAAAATTCGCAGCCCATGCTTGTTGCTCTTGGATTGGTTGACGAGCCAGCAGCGTCGGTGAAAAGGCGCCCAGGTCGTCCACGTAAGGTTGTGGGTGTTGGGATCGGACAAGCTGGTGGTGGCCCTGTATCCGCCAAGAGGGGCCGGGGTCGCCCGCCAGGGCCGAGGTTGCCGAAGAAGAGGCCAGGGCGTCCTCCGAAGCCAAAGTCTGTATCCGCTGTTTTGGGCCCCAACGGCCTCGTGAAGAGGGGCCGGGGACGCCCCTCCAAAGCTGAGCCCAAGAGCGTCTTCTTCCCGTACGCTACCAATGTCCCTATAATGGGAGCATTTGAGCAGAACAACGTGCCCAATGTGGTCGGGCCACAACAATCGCTACCAAGGCCCAGAGGCCGGCCCAAGAAGAAGGATGCGGTTGCTGCTGTTCGTGTTGGTGGCTTAGTGCCCGGGAAGCGGGGCCGACCGCCTGGGCTGCCTGGAATGGAACGGCCGAAGAGAAGTACTGGAAGGCCAGTGGGCAGGCCCAAGAAG AATGCATTAGTGACAACAACTGAAGCACCTGACTCACAAGCGGTTGCCAATGGAGAGTTTAAGAGGAAACTTGAATACTTT CAATTTAAAGTGGGGCAAGCTGTTGGTGCAATAAAACCTTATTTAAATAATGAAAGCGAAGTTAGTGCCATTGCCGCAATCCAAGAATTAGAAGGGCTTGCAGCCATGGACATTAGTGCCCCATTTACTTTTGAAGCTCCGCAGCCGCCAGTGCTCCAAAGTTGA
- the LOC18776750 gene encoding serine/threonine-protein kinase EDR1 isoform X1 — translation MKNLLKKLHIMSNQSEDAQGSASSRGNKSTDKSSPPETERLLHSRSHHNSEHKTFSGLSGWLNSVSNRHSPSPPSSSNVARAAERMEPPDAASRSGLDVVSDTARRDSGSSTSRDADIAEEYQIQLALELSAREDPEAVQIEAVKQISLGSCAPDNTPAEVIAYRYWNYNALSYDDKILDGFYDLYGILTESTSERMPSLVDLQGTPVSDSVTWEAVLVNRAADANLLKLEQIALEMAVKSSSDPLVFVNKNLVRKLALLVADYMGGPVADPDNMLRAWQSLSYNLKATIGSMVLPLGSLTIGLARHRALLFKALADSVSIPCRLVKGQQYTGSNDVAMNFVKIDDGREYIVDLMADPGTLIPSDAAGSHIEYDESYFSASPLSRDIDSSHVASSSSGVGSSFEEHSDFGTLDKKSRLRNFASSARDSEEREEPNSRANPPRPTERGEESKIPSDEFRYPSNSEKALVQELPGRPNYPFAHARSPSWTEGVSFPAARRMKVKDVSQYMIVAAKENPHLAQKLHDVLLESGVVAPPNLFREIYPEQLDVSTVETKPRPEDMGENKERFETQKIKGQDDKSPAHFLPPLPQHRVHFKASPSCQLEHLKPVEGLGVNLPLDTREVTGQSEVSPSKYTKNVPVAAAAAAAAAVVASSMVVAAAKSSTDSNLELPVAAAATATAAAVVATTAAVSKQYDQGIRSDGDAEGSGYEPRGSGDRHDAFGVNLEGERTSDRSAGNDSTKSDITIDDVADCEIPWEDITLGERIGLGSYGEVYHGDWHGTEVAVKRFLDQDFLGESLDEFRSEVRIMKRLRHPNVVLFMGAITRAPNLSIVTEFLPRGSLYRLIHRPNNQLDERRRLRMALDAARGMNYLHNCTPVIVHRDLKSPNLLVDKNWVVKVCDFGLSRMKNSTFLSSRSTAGTAEWMAPEVLRNEPSDEKCDVYSYGVILWELSTMQQPWGGMNPMQVVGAVGFQHRRLDIPDDIDPAIADLIRKCWQTDPKLRPSFAEIMATLKPLQKPVSSSQVHRPSSGREKVQPS, via the exons ATGAAGAACCTTCTTAAGAAACTCCATATCATGTCCAATCAATCAGAAGATGCACAAGGGTCTGCTTCATCAAGGGGCAATAAGTCTACTGATAAGTCGTCGCCCCCTGAAACTGAAAGGCTTTTGCACTCAAGGTCCCATCATAACTCTGAGCACAAAACCTTTTCGGGGCTATCGGGTTGGTTGAATTCAGTTTCTAATAGACATAGCCCCAGTCCCCCATCATCTTCAAATGTCGCTAGGGCGGCAGAGAGAATGGAGCCACCTGATGCAGCTAGTAGGAGTGGTTTAGACGTTGTTTCAGATACAGCTAGGCGCGATTCGGGGTCTAGTACCTCAAGGGATGCTGACATAGCGGAAGAGTATCAGATTCAACTGGCTTTGGAGTTGAGTGCTCGGGAGGATCCAGAAGCAGTTCAGATTGAGGCTGTTAAGCAGATTAGCTTGGGCTCTTGCGCTCCTGATAATACCCCAGCTGAAGTTATTGCCTACCGTTATTGG AATTACAATGCTCTTAGCTATGATGACAAGATCTTGGATGGTTTCTATGATCTGTATGGGATATTGACAGAGTCAACCTCAGAGAGAATGCCTTCTCTTGTTGATCTGCAAGGAACACCTGTTTCAGATAGTGTCACCTGGGAAGCAGTTTTAGTCAACAGAGCTGCTGATGCGAACTTGTTGAAACTTGAACAGATTGCCCTAGAAATGGCTGTAAAGTCAAGTTCAGATCCTCTGGTTTTTGTAAACAAAAATCTGGTGCGCAAACTTGCTCTTTTAGTTGCTGACTACATGGGTGGACCAGTTGCGGATCCTGACAACATGTTGAGAGCATGGCAAAGTCTTAGTTACAATTTGAAAGCTACCATTGGTAGCATGGTTTTGCCACTTGGTTCTCTGACAATTGGATTGGCCCGTCATCGTGCATTGTTGTTCAAG GCTTTGGCTGATAGTGTGAGCATCCCATGCCGGTTGGTGAAAGGACAACAATACACGGGCTCCAATGATGTGGCGATGAACTTTGTAAAGATTGATGATGGAAG GGAGTATATTGTTGATCTGATGGCAGACCCCGGCACACTTATTCCATCTGATGCAGCTGGATCACATATAGAATATGACGAATCTTACTTTTCTGCCAGTCCTTTGTCTAGAGACATTGATTCCTCTCATGTTGCTTCTTCCAGTAGTGGAGTTGGGAGTTCGTTTGAAGAACATTCTGACTTTGGAACATTAGACAAGAAATCCAGGTTAAGAAATTTTGCTTCTTCAGCAAGGGAttctgaagagagagaagaaccAAATTCTCGTGCAAATCCACCCAGACCAACTGAACGTGGGGAAGAATCCAAGATACCTTCAGATGAATTTAGATATCCCTCTAATTCTGAGAAGGCACTGGTGCAGGAACTTCCAGGAAGGCCAAATTATCCTTTTGCACATGCAAGATCCCCTTCATGGACTGAAGGTGTTAGCTTTCCTGCTGCTCGAAGAATGAAGGTTAAGGATGTTTCTCAATACATGATTGTTGCTGCCAAAGAGAATCCGCATCTAGCTCAAAAACTTCATGACGTGTTACTTGAAAGTGGTGTTGTTGCTCCCCCAAACTTGTTTAGGGAAATATATCCAGAGCAGTTAGATGTGTCAACAGTTGAGACCAAGCCCCGGCCAGAAGATATGGGTGAAAATAAAGAGAGGtttgaaacacaaaaaattaaaggtcAAGATGATAAAAGTCCAGCTCACTTTTTGCCTCCTCTGCCTCAGCACAGGGTGCATTTTAAAGCTAGTCCTTCATGTCAACTAGAGCATCTTAAGCCCGTGGAAGGTTTAGGGGTCAACCTTCCACTTGATACCAGGGAAGTAACTGGCCAGTCTGAAGTATCTCCATCTAAGTATACAAAAAATGTCCCTGTTGCTGCAGCTGCAGCCGCAGCAGCAGCTGTTGTGGCATCTTCAATGGTAGTTGCTGCAGCAAAGTCAAGCACTGACTCAAATCTGGAACTTCCTGTGGCAGCTGCTGCAACTGCTACTGCTGCAGCTGTGGTTGCAACAACTGCAGCTGTCAGTAAGCAGTATGACCAGGGCATAAGAAGTGATGGAGATGCAGAAGGTTCTGGTTATGAACCACGGGGCAGTGGTGACCGTCATGATGCTTTTGGAGTTAATTTGGAAGGCGAGAGAACATCAGATCGATCAGCAGGTAATGACAGTACAAAATCTGACATTACAATTGATGATGTCGCAGATTGCGAGATTCCATGGGAGGATATCACCTTGGGTGAGCGTATTGGACTTG GATCATATGGGGAGGTCTATCATGGAGACTGGCATGGGACT GAGGTTGCTGTAAAGAGGTTTCTAGACCAAGACTTTTTGGGCGAATCACTTGATGAATTCAGAAGTGAG gTCCGGATAATGAAAAGACTCAGGCATCCCAATGTTGTTCTCTTCATGGGTGCAATAACTCGTGCTCCAAATCTTTCCATTGTTACAGAATTTCTTCCAAG AGGTAGTTTATATAGGTTAATACACCGGCCTAACAATCAATTAGATGAGCGAAGACGCTTGAGGATGGCTCTTGATGCT GCTCGGGGAATGAATTACTTGCATAACTGCACTCCAGTAATAGTACACCGTGATTTGAAGTCTCCAAATCTTCTTGTTGATAAGAACTGGGTTGTGAAG GTCTGCGATTTCGGATTATCAAGAATGAAGAACAGCACATTTCTTTCCTCGAGGTCCACTGCAGGGACG GCTGAATGGATGGCTCCAGAAGTGCTAAGAAATGAACCTTCCGATGAAAA ATGCGATGTCTATAGCTATGGGGTCATCTTATGGGAGCTCTCTACAATGCAACAGCCATGGGGGGGAATGAATCCAATGCAAGTTGTTGGTGCAGTTGGATTTCAACATCGCCGTCTTGATATTCCAGATGATATAGATCCTGCAATTGCAGATCTCATTAGAAAATGCTGGCAGAC AGATCCAAAATTGAGACCCTCGTTTGCTGAGATCATGGCTACTCTGAAACCGTTGCAGAAGCCTGTAAGTAGTTCTCAAGTGCACAGACCTAGCAGTGGGCGTGAGAAGGTTCAGCCATCTTGA
- the LOC18776750 gene encoding serine/threonine-protein kinase EDR1 isoform X2, with protein MKNLLKKLHIMSNQSEDAQGSASSRGNKSTDKSSPPETERLLHSRSHHNSEHKTFSGLSGWLNSVSNRHSPSPPSSSNVARAAERMEPPDAASRSGLDVVSDTARRDSGSSTSRDADIAEEYQIQLALELSAREDPEAVQIEAVKQISLGSCAPDNTPAEVIAYRYWNYNALSYDDKILDGFYDLYGILTESTSERMPSLVDLQGTPVSDSVTWEAVLVNRAADANLLKLEQIALEMAVKSSSDPLVFVNKNLVRKLALLVADYMGGPVADPDNMLRAWQSLSYNLKATIGSMVLPLGSLTIGLARHRALLFKALADSVSIPCRLVKGQQYTGSNDVAMNFVKIDDGREYIVDLMADPGTLIPSDAAGSHIEYDESYFSASPLSRDIDSSHVASSSSGVGSSFEEHSDFGTLDKKSRLRNFASSARDSEEREEPNSRANPPRPTERGEESKIPSDEFRYPSNSEKALVQELPGRPNYPFAHARSPSWTEGVSFPAARRMKVKDVSQYMIVAAKENPHLAQKLHDVLLESGVVAPPNLFREIYPEQLDVSTVETKPRPEDMGENKERFETQKIKGQDDKSPAHFLPPLPQHRVHFKASPSCQLEHLKPVEGLGVNLPLDTREVTGQSEVSPSKYTKNVPVAAAAAAAAAVVASSMVVAAAKSSTDSNLELPVAAAATATAAAVVATTAAVSKQYDQGIRSDGDAEGSGYEPRGSGDRHDAFGVNLEGERTSDRSAGNDSTKSDITIDDVADCEIPWEDITLGSYGEVYHGDWHGTEVAVKRFLDQDFLGESLDEFRSEVRIMKRLRHPNVVLFMGAITRAPNLSIVTEFLPRGSLYRLIHRPNNQLDERRRLRMALDAARGMNYLHNCTPVIVHRDLKSPNLLVDKNWVVKVCDFGLSRMKNSTFLSSRSTAGTAEWMAPEVLRNEPSDEKCDVYSYGVILWELSTMQQPWGGMNPMQVVGAVGFQHRRLDIPDDIDPAIADLIRKCWQTDPKLRPSFAEIMATLKPLQKPVSSSQVHRPSSGREKVQPS; from the exons ATGAAGAACCTTCTTAAGAAACTCCATATCATGTCCAATCAATCAGAAGATGCACAAGGGTCTGCTTCATCAAGGGGCAATAAGTCTACTGATAAGTCGTCGCCCCCTGAAACTGAAAGGCTTTTGCACTCAAGGTCCCATCATAACTCTGAGCACAAAACCTTTTCGGGGCTATCGGGTTGGTTGAATTCAGTTTCTAATAGACATAGCCCCAGTCCCCCATCATCTTCAAATGTCGCTAGGGCGGCAGAGAGAATGGAGCCACCTGATGCAGCTAGTAGGAGTGGTTTAGACGTTGTTTCAGATACAGCTAGGCGCGATTCGGGGTCTAGTACCTCAAGGGATGCTGACATAGCGGAAGAGTATCAGATTCAACTGGCTTTGGAGTTGAGTGCTCGGGAGGATCCAGAAGCAGTTCAGATTGAGGCTGTTAAGCAGATTAGCTTGGGCTCTTGCGCTCCTGATAATACCCCAGCTGAAGTTATTGCCTACCGTTATTGG AATTACAATGCTCTTAGCTATGATGACAAGATCTTGGATGGTTTCTATGATCTGTATGGGATATTGACAGAGTCAACCTCAGAGAGAATGCCTTCTCTTGTTGATCTGCAAGGAACACCTGTTTCAGATAGTGTCACCTGGGAAGCAGTTTTAGTCAACAGAGCTGCTGATGCGAACTTGTTGAAACTTGAACAGATTGCCCTAGAAATGGCTGTAAAGTCAAGTTCAGATCCTCTGGTTTTTGTAAACAAAAATCTGGTGCGCAAACTTGCTCTTTTAGTTGCTGACTACATGGGTGGACCAGTTGCGGATCCTGACAACATGTTGAGAGCATGGCAAAGTCTTAGTTACAATTTGAAAGCTACCATTGGTAGCATGGTTTTGCCACTTGGTTCTCTGACAATTGGATTGGCCCGTCATCGTGCATTGTTGTTCAAG GCTTTGGCTGATAGTGTGAGCATCCCATGCCGGTTGGTGAAAGGACAACAATACACGGGCTCCAATGATGTGGCGATGAACTTTGTAAAGATTGATGATGGAAG GGAGTATATTGTTGATCTGATGGCAGACCCCGGCACACTTATTCCATCTGATGCAGCTGGATCACATATAGAATATGACGAATCTTACTTTTCTGCCAGTCCTTTGTCTAGAGACATTGATTCCTCTCATGTTGCTTCTTCCAGTAGTGGAGTTGGGAGTTCGTTTGAAGAACATTCTGACTTTGGAACATTAGACAAGAAATCCAGGTTAAGAAATTTTGCTTCTTCAGCAAGGGAttctgaagagagagaagaaccAAATTCTCGTGCAAATCCACCCAGACCAACTGAACGTGGGGAAGAATCCAAGATACCTTCAGATGAATTTAGATATCCCTCTAATTCTGAGAAGGCACTGGTGCAGGAACTTCCAGGAAGGCCAAATTATCCTTTTGCACATGCAAGATCCCCTTCATGGACTGAAGGTGTTAGCTTTCCTGCTGCTCGAAGAATGAAGGTTAAGGATGTTTCTCAATACATGATTGTTGCTGCCAAAGAGAATCCGCATCTAGCTCAAAAACTTCATGACGTGTTACTTGAAAGTGGTGTTGTTGCTCCCCCAAACTTGTTTAGGGAAATATATCCAGAGCAGTTAGATGTGTCAACAGTTGAGACCAAGCCCCGGCCAGAAGATATGGGTGAAAATAAAGAGAGGtttgaaacacaaaaaattaaaggtcAAGATGATAAAAGTCCAGCTCACTTTTTGCCTCCTCTGCCTCAGCACAGGGTGCATTTTAAAGCTAGTCCTTCATGTCAACTAGAGCATCTTAAGCCCGTGGAAGGTTTAGGGGTCAACCTTCCACTTGATACCAGGGAAGTAACTGGCCAGTCTGAAGTATCTCCATCTAAGTATACAAAAAATGTCCCTGTTGCTGCAGCTGCAGCCGCAGCAGCAGCTGTTGTGGCATCTTCAATGGTAGTTGCTGCAGCAAAGTCAAGCACTGACTCAAATCTGGAACTTCCTGTGGCAGCTGCTGCAACTGCTACTGCTGCAGCTGTGGTTGCAACAACTGCAGCTGTCAGTAAGCAGTATGACCAGGGCATAAGAAGTGATGGAGATGCAGAAGGTTCTGGTTATGAACCACGGGGCAGTGGTGACCGTCATGATGCTTTTGGAGTTAATTTGGAAGGCGAGAGAACATCAGATCGATCAGCAGGTAATGACAGTACAAAATCTGACATTACAATTGATGATGTCGCAGATTGCGAGATTCCATGGGAGGATATCACCTTGG GATCATATGGGGAGGTCTATCATGGAGACTGGCATGGGACT GAGGTTGCTGTAAAGAGGTTTCTAGACCAAGACTTTTTGGGCGAATCACTTGATGAATTCAGAAGTGAG gTCCGGATAATGAAAAGACTCAGGCATCCCAATGTTGTTCTCTTCATGGGTGCAATAACTCGTGCTCCAAATCTTTCCATTGTTACAGAATTTCTTCCAAG AGGTAGTTTATATAGGTTAATACACCGGCCTAACAATCAATTAGATGAGCGAAGACGCTTGAGGATGGCTCTTGATGCT GCTCGGGGAATGAATTACTTGCATAACTGCACTCCAGTAATAGTACACCGTGATTTGAAGTCTCCAAATCTTCTTGTTGATAAGAACTGGGTTGTGAAG GTCTGCGATTTCGGATTATCAAGAATGAAGAACAGCACATTTCTTTCCTCGAGGTCCACTGCAGGGACG GCTGAATGGATGGCTCCAGAAGTGCTAAGAAATGAACCTTCCGATGAAAA ATGCGATGTCTATAGCTATGGGGTCATCTTATGGGAGCTCTCTACAATGCAACAGCCATGGGGGGGAATGAATCCAATGCAAGTTGTTGGTGCAGTTGGATTTCAACATCGCCGTCTTGATATTCCAGATGATATAGATCCTGCAATTGCAGATCTCATTAGAAAATGCTGGCAGAC AGATCCAAAATTGAGACCCTCGTTTGCTGAGATCATGGCTACTCTGAAACCGTTGCAGAAGCCTGTAAGTAGTTCTCAAGTGCACAGACCTAGCAGTGGGCGTGAGAAGGTTCAGCCATCTTGA
- the LOC18776750 gene encoding serine/threonine-protein kinase EDR1 isoform X3, producing MKNLLKKLHIMSNQSEDAQGSASSRGNKSTDKSSPPETERLLHSRSHHNSEHKTFSGLSGWLNSVSNRHSPSPPSSSNVARAAERMEPPDAASRSGLDVVSDTARRDSGSSTSRDADIAEEYQIQLALELSAREDPEAVQIEAVKQISLGSCAPDNTPAEVIAYRYWNYNALSYDDKILDGFYDLYGILTESTSERMPSLVDLQGTPVSDSVTWEAVLVNRAADANLLKLEQIALEMAVKSSSDPLVFVNKNLVRKLALLVADYMGGPVADPDNMLRAWQSLSYNLKATIGSMVLPLGSLTIGLARHRALLFKALADSVSIPCRLVKGQQYTGSNDVAMNFVKIDDGREYIVDLMADPGTLIPSDAAGSHIEYDESYFSASPLSRDIDSSHVASSSSGVGSSFEEHSDFGTLDKKSRLRNFASSARDSEEREEPNSRANPPRPTERGEESKIPSDEFRYPSNSEKALVQELPGRPNYPFAHARSPSWTEGVSFPAARRMKVKDVSQYMIVAAKENPHLAQKLHDVLLESGVVAPPNLFREIYPEQLDVSTVETKPRPEDMGENKERFETQKIKGQDDKSPAHFLPPLPQHRVHFKASPSCQLEHLKPVEGLGVNLPLDTREVTGQSEVSPSKYTKNVPVAAAAAAAAAVVASSMVVAAAKSSTDSNLELPVAAAATATAAAVVATTAAVSKQYDQGIRSDGDAEGSGYEPRGSGDRHDAFGVNLEGERTSDRSAGSYGEVYHGDWHGTEVAVKRFLDQDFLGESLDEFRSEVRIMKRLRHPNVVLFMGAITRAPNLSIVTEFLPRGSLYRLIHRPNNQLDERRRLRMALDAARGMNYLHNCTPVIVHRDLKSPNLLVDKNWVVKVCDFGLSRMKNSTFLSSRSTAGTAEWMAPEVLRNEPSDEKCDVYSYGVILWELSTMQQPWGGMNPMQVVGAVGFQHRRLDIPDDIDPAIADLIRKCWQTDPKLRPSFAEIMATLKPLQKPVSSSQVHRPSSGREKVQPS from the exons ATGAAGAACCTTCTTAAGAAACTCCATATCATGTCCAATCAATCAGAAGATGCACAAGGGTCTGCTTCATCAAGGGGCAATAAGTCTACTGATAAGTCGTCGCCCCCTGAAACTGAAAGGCTTTTGCACTCAAGGTCCCATCATAACTCTGAGCACAAAACCTTTTCGGGGCTATCGGGTTGGTTGAATTCAGTTTCTAATAGACATAGCCCCAGTCCCCCATCATCTTCAAATGTCGCTAGGGCGGCAGAGAGAATGGAGCCACCTGATGCAGCTAGTAGGAGTGGTTTAGACGTTGTTTCAGATACAGCTAGGCGCGATTCGGGGTCTAGTACCTCAAGGGATGCTGACATAGCGGAAGAGTATCAGATTCAACTGGCTTTGGAGTTGAGTGCTCGGGAGGATCCAGAAGCAGTTCAGATTGAGGCTGTTAAGCAGATTAGCTTGGGCTCTTGCGCTCCTGATAATACCCCAGCTGAAGTTATTGCCTACCGTTATTGG AATTACAATGCTCTTAGCTATGATGACAAGATCTTGGATGGTTTCTATGATCTGTATGGGATATTGACAGAGTCAACCTCAGAGAGAATGCCTTCTCTTGTTGATCTGCAAGGAACACCTGTTTCAGATAGTGTCACCTGGGAAGCAGTTTTAGTCAACAGAGCTGCTGATGCGAACTTGTTGAAACTTGAACAGATTGCCCTAGAAATGGCTGTAAAGTCAAGTTCAGATCCTCTGGTTTTTGTAAACAAAAATCTGGTGCGCAAACTTGCTCTTTTAGTTGCTGACTACATGGGTGGACCAGTTGCGGATCCTGACAACATGTTGAGAGCATGGCAAAGTCTTAGTTACAATTTGAAAGCTACCATTGGTAGCATGGTTTTGCCACTTGGTTCTCTGACAATTGGATTGGCCCGTCATCGTGCATTGTTGTTCAAG GCTTTGGCTGATAGTGTGAGCATCCCATGCCGGTTGGTGAAAGGACAACAATACACGGGCTCCAATGATGTGGCGATGAACTTTGTAAAGATTGATGATGGAAG GGAGTATATTGTTGATCTGATGGCAGACCCCGGCACACTTATTCCATCTGATGCAGCTGGATCACATATAGAATATGACGAATCTTACTTTTCTGCCAGTCCTTTGTCTAGAGACATTGATTCCTCTCATGTTGCTTCTTCCAGTAGTGGAGTTGGGAGTTCGTTTGAAGAACATTCTGACTTTGGAACATTAGACAAGAAATCCAGGTTAAGAAATTTTGCTTCTTCAGCAAGGGAttctgaagagagagaagaaccAAATTCTCGTGCAAATCCACCCAGACCAACTGAACGTGGGGAAGAATCCAAGATACCTTCAGATGAATTTAGATATCCCTCTAATTCTGAGAAGGCACTGGTGCAGGAACTTCCAGGAAGGCCAAATTATCCTTTTGCACATGCAAGATCCCCTTCATGGACTGAAGGTGTTAGCTTTCCTGCTGCTCGAAGAATGAAGGTTAAGGATGTTTCTCAATACATGATTGTTGCTGCCAAAGAGAATCCGCATCTAGCTCAAAAACTTCATGACGTGTTACTTGAAAGTGGTGTTGTTGCTCCCCCAAACTTGTTTAGGGAAATATATCCAGAGCAGTTAGATGTGTCAACAGTTGAGACCAAGCCCCGGCCAGAAGATATGGGTGAAAATAAAGAGAGGtttgaaacacaaaaaattaaaggtcAAGATGATAAAAGTCCAGCTCACTTTTTGCCTCCTCTGCCTCAGCACAGGGTGCATTTTAAAGCTAGTCCTTCATGTCAACTAGAGCATCTTAAGCCCGTGGAAGGTTTAGGGGTCAACCTTCCACTTGATACCAGGGAAGTAACTGGCCAGTCTGAAGTATCTCCATCTAAGTATACAAAAAATGTCCCTGTTGCTGCAGCTGCAGCCGCAGCAGCAGCTGTTGTGGCATCTTCAATGGTAGTTGCTGCAGCAAAGTCAAGCACTGACTCAAATCTGGAACTTCCTGTGGCAGCTGCTGCAACTGCTACTGCTGCAGCTGTGGTTGCAACAACTGCAGCTGTCAGTAAGCAGTATGACCAGGGCATAAGAAGTGATGGAGATGCAGAAGGTTCTGGTTATGAACCACGGGGCAGTGGTGACCGTCATGATGCTTTTGGAGTTAATTTGGAAGGCGAGAGAACATCAGATCGATCAGCAG GATCATATGGGGAGGTCTATCATGGAGACTGGCATGGGACT GAGGTTGCTGTAAAGAGGTTTCTAGACCAAGACTTTTTGGGCGAATCACTTGATGAATTCAGAAGTGAG gTCCGGATAATGAAAAGACTCAGGCATCCCAATGTTGTTCTCTTCATGGGTGCAATAACTCGTGCTCCAAATCTTTCCATTGTTACAGAATTTCTTCCAAG AGGTAGTTTATATAGGTTAATACACCGGCCTAACAATCAATTAGATGAGCGAAGACGCTTGAGGATGGCTCTTGATGCT GCTCGGGGAATGAATTACTTGCATAACTGCACTCCAGTAATAGTACACCGTGATTTGAAGTCTCCAAATCTTCTTGTTGATAAGAACTGGGTTGTGAAG GTCTGCGATTTCGGATTATCAAGAATGAAGAACAGCACATTTCTTTCCTCGAGGTCCACTGCAGGGACG GCTGAATGGATGGCTCCAGAAGTGCTAAGAAATGAACCTTCCGATGAAAA ATGCGATGTCTATAGCTATGGGGTCATCTTATGGGAGCTCTCTACAATGCAACAGCCATGGGGGGGAATGAATCCAATGCAAGTTGTTGGTGCAGTTGGATTTCAACATCGCCGTCTTGATATTCCAGATGATATAGATCCTGCAATTGCAGATCTCATTAGAAAATGCTGGCAGAC AGATCCAAAATTGAGACCCTCGTTTGCTGAGATCATGGCTACTCTGAAACCGTTGCAGAAGCCTGTAAGTAGTTCTCAAGTGCACAGACCTAGCAGTGGGCGTGAGAAGGTTCAGCCATCTTGA